The DNA sequence TTAAAAACAGTCTACTCTAGATGGTTTAAAACAGTCTACTCTAGATGGTTTAAAACAGTCTACTCTAGATGGTTTAAAACAGTCTACTCTAGATGGTTTAAAACAGTCTACTCTAGATGGTTTAAAACAGTCTACTCTAGATGGTTTAAAACAGTCTACTCTAGATGTTTTAAAACAGTCTACTCTAGATGGTTAAAAACAGTCTACTCTAGATGGTTTAAAACAGTCTACTCTAGATGGTTTAAAACAGTCTACTCTAGATGGTTTAAAACAGTCTACTCTAGATGGTTTAAAACAGTCTACTCTAGATGGTTTAAAACAGTCTACTCTAGATGGTTAAAAACAGTCTACTCTAGATGGTTAAAACAGTCTACTCTAGATGGTTAAAACAGTCTACTCTAGATGGTTTAAAACAGTCTACTCTAGATGGTTTAAAACAGTCTACTCTAGATGGTTAAAACAGTCTACTCTAGATGGTTTAAAACAGTCTACTCTAGATGGTTTAAAACAGTCTACTCTAGATGGTTTAAAACAGTCTACTCTAGATGGTTTAAAACAGTCTACTCTAGATGGTTTAAAACAGTCTACTCTAGATGGTTTAAAACAGTCTACTCTAGATGGTTTAAAACAGTGGTGTAACACCCCTTATAATATATGATCGATTGTTTTCTTAAATAAAAAGCGTTGCAAGTGCATCAACATACAAAATATTATCGTGGTGTAAAAACAAACGTAACATTTAAAACTCCATAGAAATAAATTAATATaattgtttatatatatatatgcatatatatatatgtatatatatatatatatatatatatatatatatatatatatatatatatatatatatatatatatatatatatatatatatatatatatatatatatatatatagttgggCACTTGTGCTTTCTTCTCTGTGCAGTAATTTGGTTTTCGTTTTGAAAGGAGCCAGGTTAGAAGATAATGTGTACTGTAACTAGAAAACGTTTAGATTATTCGCAACTGGGGATGAAGTTATTGATAAAGCGTGTCACGGGTCAACCTATTCAGTTTCTTCTTTCAGTCAACTCACTGTCATAGGTAGCAGAGCATCAGTCCATGTTCTAAAGTCTATTGGTTCTGTTCTATTGTGCTCCAGTGAAAAGTTTTATGGAATGTTGGTCTCCTTCCAGAAAGGAAGTTCCAGAGTTGTGGAACCTGGGAATTTTAGAACCTGTCACATGTTCTGTTCCGAGCATTGCCTGTCATTCGTGGTCAGAACAGATCAGTTCCGAGCATTGCCTGTCATTCGTGGTCAGAACAGATCAGATCCGAGCATTGCCTGTCATTCGTGGTCAGAACAGATCAGATCCGACCATTGCCTGTCATTCGTGGTCAGAACAGATCAGATCCGAGCATTGCCTGTCATTCGTGGTCAGAACAGATCAGTTCCGAAAGCACCTCGCCTTCCTTTTATTCTCCTTATATATGAAAATAAATATTCTGTCTTTCTCTTATCAGCCATTCAGTTGTCACTGAActcgtcctctctgtctgtctgccccctaTCTCTTGCCATATCTCTGTTCCAGATACTGCCTCACATCCTTCAGGTTGTAGAAGAAGGGTCCTTTCCCACCCAGGTAGGCAATCTTCCTTCTCTGCACGATGCACACCCTCTCGTAGGACACGCCGTAGGCTACGTTAGCATTGTTGTCCATGCAGTCAGCCACCAGCTGGCACTGAGGCGGAAGGCTGAAGGCCTCAGTCAGTTTCATGGCCGCcaccaccctctcctccagcGACCGGTGCTTCCTAACCTCGAAGGAGCATGGGCCCATGGTGGGTGCCACCCAGCCATCTGAGGGGTGCGCCTCGTCGATGTAGACCAGCAGAAAGTCAGCCACGTTAGAGAACTCCTCCACCAGCCGCCGGAAGGCGGGTAGGTGGCTGATGAATGGGGGTCAGGTGGCCGAACCGAAGTTCACCACAAGAGGGCGCTCTGATGACTCGAAGTCCAGCAGGCGGCACTCGTCTCCAGGATGACGGGCCGTGGTGGTGGTCACACTGCTCCTCCGCCGGACACCATGGTTACCACCGCTACCAGGAACCTTCACCACTTTGGAGTTGGGTGCCTCACTGCCAAGTTTCACCTAcatggggatagagaggggaggagaggagtgagaggagggaaggagggtaggagaggagggagaggaaggaggggagggaggaagagataaaGAGAGTTTGGTTATCAGCTGGTCATCTTGAGCTGTACCGTCTTTCTGAAAGAAATGAGAAGCTTGATGTCGCCAGTCAATCAAGACACAATAATATGCACACTACAGgtggttggtggcaccttcagTGGATATCATGTAttattgatgtgaatcacactgctgctctctcatgtAGCTATTTGTGCCTTACTGATTGTGGTTGtggtggatggctgttcacaaacaTATATATCATCGCCACTATGgccaatttattgccttacctcctttatcctacctcatttgcacacactgtatatagactttttctactgtattattgactgtatgtttgtttattccatgtgtaactctgtgttgttgtatgtgtcgaatttctatgctttatcttggccaggtcgcaattgtaaatgagaacttgttctcaactggcctacctggttaaataaaggtgaaataaaaaatataaaaaataaaaatgtgtgtattttataccaataatggttgaattgaaTAATTGTAAGCTGCCTATCAATTGTTGTTTTTGTCGACCAGTGGCCAGGGCTCCTGCAACAGCTGCATCGTGTGGATCCCAGTCTGTGGAACAGAAGCCTGATGACTTTCTCCCTTCTATACTCCTCTCTGGTATTGTGCTCCATACTGTCAACAAAGAGTTTATTTAAGAAGGCCACGAGTTGGGGCTttcattgctcaatctaattcatgctaaatacattttctttctccataggcctaatggacacaagGTCAAACTTGTGCTCTTTGGTAGACT is a window from the Oncorhynchus keta strain PuntledgeMale-10-30-2019 chromosome 35, Oket_V2, whole genome shotgun sequence genome containing:
- the LOC118371923 gene encoding type II iodothyronine deiodinase-like — translated: MGAASVDLLVTLQILPGFFSNCLFLALYDSVVLVKRVVSLLSCPGGGGGEWQRMLTSAGLRSIWNSFLLDAYKQVKLGSEAPNSKVVKVPGSGGNHGVRRRSSVTTTTARHPGDECRLLDFESSERPLVVNFGSATUPPFISHLPAFRRLVEEFSNVADFLLVYIDEAHPSDGWVAPTMGPCSFEVRKHRSLEERVVAAMKLTEAFSLPPQCQLVADCMDNNANVAYGVSYERVCIVQRRKIAYLGGKGPFFYNLKDVRQYLEQRYGKR